The DNA sequence ATATTTTTGCCCAATCATTTAAATCAGTTAGAAATTCTTGATTTTCCGGACAACTCGTGAAATCATGTGAAAAACAGCATTCAATACTGCACAATCTTATTACAACATTTTCATTTGGCTTAATATTTTTTGGAGCATTTCTTGTATATTGATAAGCAAGAGTTCCAACATATTTATCTGGAAATTCTTTTTTAATTTTCTCCGCAACTTGATTTACAAACCAAACCACAACTCCGGATTCAGATTCTTCCCTTTTAACAATTGCTTGACAATTCTCACACTGACATGGATTTCTCCAATCATTTTGTGAAACTGAGTAAATTAAATTCGATGGCTCCTCAATCATAACTTTTTTTAATCTTTCAGTTACGATTTCTAAAACTTCCGGATTTGTTAAACAGAGTTGTGCGTTTTCATGAATTCTTTCTCCATCAATTAAGCTATAATATTCCGGATGTTTATCGTAAAATTCTGAGGGCGGCATAAATCTATAAAAAGTATGCACCGACCAATAGCCTTCAATTCTGCCATGCTGTTCGCGGAAGCCCATTGCACCGTTGATTTTATTATGTGCCGCCCATATTGGATTGAAAGCTTCATAATAAAAATCATTTCTAACTTGAACAAAAGGCTTTTCTTGATGATTGAAATATTCAAAAGTATATTTATTTTTTTTAGGAATAACAGAAACTTTTGGAGTGTACCATCGAACGCCAAATTCATTTTCTAGAAATGAAAATACTGAGTACATTGTTCCGCGCTGGGCTCCGCCAAACAAAATTAAACTCGAGCTTACATTTACATAATTAATAATTTCATTATTAAATTCCAGCTTAGGATAATTATTTCCTAATAGTTTTTCCGAGTGTTTATTGATGCCCACAACAATTTCATTTTTAGATATTTCAGAATCATCATATTCTAAGGGAAAATTAGCTCCACTTATTTCATGTAAAATATTTTGTAATTCACTCGCTGCCCATATCTCGGATTCAAATGCATCTTTGCCAACAACTATTTTATATGCAGTTTTTTTGTTTTCGAAAAGCACGTATTTTGATCTTACGCCTGAATTAAATTGAATAGTTTTATTCCAAAATTTATTATCATTTCTTTCAGCCGATATTTTTAGTAAATATTTTTTGAAAACATTTTCATTTATACTTAATTCCATTATATTTTTTTGATTCCAAATACCCGACCAAATTAATTTATTATTAAATTCATCAGAAAATATTTCGAGTTTTACTTCCTTAAATAAATTTTTAACAATTTCTTTATTTAATGAAAATCTTAACTCTGCTTTTCCATTTGGGAACGAGACAACATTAAAAATATTATTTTGTTCTAAATATTTATCAATTTTAAAATTTATAAATCTTGCACAAAAACCCCAATAATTTCCACGTTCTTCAATTTTAAGTAAAATTTTATTTTTACCTTTTTTCATTAATACCGGAATTAAATTCTCATCCGGTTTTAGTCCGCGCCCGCTTGAGTAATCCCATACTTCAATATCATTAATCCACAATTTCCCGCCGTCATTTGTCCCGAGCGAAAAAATATACGTGCCGTCATTTTCAAAATTAATTTCCTTATATGCATAAGCTGTTATATAAGATTTCTTTGATATTGCTTCATCAAGATTAATAATTGAGTCTTTACTATAAATTTTTGTCCATTTTAATTTTTCTTCATTTACTTGTATAATTTTTTCATAATTAAATGTGAAATTATTTTCACCTCCAAATTCTATTAAATAATCTTTCTCAAACTTTTGCAAGTGATTTATATTATCAATACTTTCCTCAAGTTGAAAAGGTCCGATTAAATTCCATTCTGTAATCCATTCATTAATTCTTACATAATTATTTTGTGAAAAGACAATATTTATTTTTAGAAAAAGTAAAAAAATAAATTTAATTAAGATTTTTGCTTTCATAAAACTCTCACAAGTTATGATTTTATTAAAGTTTACTTTTTAGTTTGACTCAATTCATTTAATATAAAATTTGGATAAAGAACGTCATGAACTTCTTCAACAATAATATCGTTTTGTAAATTAAAAGATGATTTAAGTCTAATATCTTTTGATGAGGCACCAATACAAACTTCATAATCGCCTTTATCAGCAACCCAAGAACTAATTCCACTCCAGAAAGAAGCTAATGAACGTTGATCTAATTCAAAAGTAATTTGTTGACTTTCACCAGGTTTCAATAATTTTGTCTTGGCGAAATTTTTTAATTCATATTTTGGTTTTTCAATTTTTGTTTGAGGACTTTTTAAGTAAAGCTGTACTACTTCCTTTCCCGCAACTTTACCAATATTTTTTATTTTAACTTTAACTATTATTTTGGATTCAAAATTTGTATCACTCAAATGTAATTCAGAATAATTAAAAGTTGTATAAGACATTCCGAAACCAAATTCATATGCAGTTGGAACATTAAAAGTTTCATAGTAACGATAGCCAACGTAAATTCCTTCATTATAGAAAGAATTTATTGGTTCATCTTCAGGCAAACCAGGGAAGTAATTTGCAGAAGGTACATCTTCATATTTTAACGGAAAAGAATCTGGTAATTTCCCGGAAGGATTAACAGCACCTTTTATAATATCTGCTACGGCATGCCCGCCTTCTTGACCGGGCTGCCAGATTAAAAGAATAGCATCGGCATATTCTCTCCAGCTTTCTGTTTCCCATACTCCACCCACATTTAAAACAACTATTACTTTTTTCCCGGCTGCATGATAAACTTCATAAATATTTCTTAACAGACCTAATTCAGTTTCAGTAATTGGAAGATAACCATTTTCATAATTTTCACCGGCACTTCTGCCAAGTGTTATAATAGCAATTTGAGATTTTGGTTCATACTTTTTTATTTCATCAATTGACATATTTTTTTCATTGCTAAATGCTACGAGTCTTTTTTTGAAATGAACCGGAGCCTTATTGTCTTTTATTCCGTTATCAGCACGCATTTTAGGATTATTAAAATAATCCGGCACTAGATTTTCTTTCCTAATTTTTTCAATATAGTCGATATAAGTTTTTTCAAGGTTATCTAAAATTTTAAATCCGGCTGCTTTCAAACCATCATTAACCGTAATTGCATATTTATTACTTCTAATTCCTCCGCTGCCGGTTCCAGCTTCAATTAAGTGATAAGATATTTTACCAAATACGGCTACAGTTATTTTGTTATTAATAGGAAGTGTATTGTTATTATTCTTTAGCATAACAATTCCTTCGCTTGCAGCATCTCTTGCTAATTTTGCATGAGCTTTCAAATCAGGTTTGTAAGATGGTTTATAATTATTCATACTTGGTGAACTCAATTTTAGCTTCATATTGTAAATTAAATTTTCATCCAATTTGCTTTCAGAAAGAGTCTTATTCTTCACAGCATTTTTTAATTCATTGAGTTCATCCATACTTCCACTCATCAGCATATTATTTCCTGCGCGAACTTTTGCAACCGCATCACCATAATAGCCGTCAAAATCTGTCATGAATAATCCTGTAAATCCCCATTCTTTTCTAACAATATCTTGAAGCAGTTCCGGAATTTCAGCGGTATAAAAACCATTTAATTTATTATACGAAGTCATTATTGCTTTTGGCTGGCTTTCTTTTACTGCAATTTCAAAACCTCGCAAATAAATTTCACGTAGAGCTCTTTGACTAATGACAGCATTATATTTTCTTCGATTTGTTTCCTGGTTATTTGCTAAAAAATGTTTTAATGTTGCTCCAACTCCATTTGATTGAATGCCTTTAACAATTGAAGCTGCCATCTTACCCGAAAGTAACGGATCTTCCGAATAGTACTCAAAATTGCGACCGCATTTTGGATTTCGATGCAGATTTAATGCAGGCATAAGCACCACATCGTAATCGTATTCTAATAATTCATTTCCAAATGCTTCACCAATTTGTTCAGCAATTTCGGTATTCCAAGTTGCAGCTAAACTTGTTGAAGTTGGAAAAGCAGTTGTATATGTGTATTCTTTCGCTCCTTGCGGAGCTTCGTCTTTATTAATTCCGGATGGTCCGTCAGTAAGTGCAGTTGATTTAAGAGAAAGACGCGGAATAACAATTTTTGAATTTCGGTTTGCGATATAAACATCATTTATATTTTCCATTTTAGAATCAGCCGAAGGCAGAAATCTTCCATCCCCAACTATCATTCCTATTTTTTCTTCAACAGTCATTTGTGAAATTAATTCTTTCGCTTTTTCTTCAATTGAAGTGTTATTTTGAGCTGATAATTCTATGCTAAAAATGGATAAAATTATTATCACAATATAAATTTTGATAAAAGTTATTAATAAATTCATTTATTCTTCCTTTTAAAATTTTAATTATTTTATTCTTTTTTATACACTTTCATATAATCAATTATAAAGACATCCGGAAATTTTGAATTAACCAATTCTTCCAATTTATTTGGGAGTTCCATACTTAAAACAATATATTCATCAATGTGCGATATGGCTTTATTCACTTCGTAATATTTCAATCCATCGACAAAAAAAACATATTTCTCAGGAGTCCATTCAAGGGAAAATGTATGAAAGCCTTCATTTACGCCTTCGACAAAACTTTGCAATCCGCCAATAGTTTGTTGATTTGGTCCGTAAGCCCAATGCAGATTATGTGAAACAAAATTATCACCGTTCTTTTTGAAGTATTCCATAATATCTATTTCGGTACCAAATTTTGCAGGATCTTCACCTTTGGAAATTCCTGGTGACTGTATCCAAAATGCTGCCCAATTTCCTTCTGATTTTTGTAACTGCGCATGGCACTCAAAATAACCGTATTTCGTCATGAAAAGATTTTGTGTTCCTACTGCACAGACTAAAATTGAATCACCTTTTTTTAATGCGGATAATTCCAAAAATCCATTATTCACTTTTACAGCTTCAGATGAAACAAATCCGGCTGCTCTTGGTCCAACGCCACGTACTTGCCATTTATTTTTATCCAAAATAATTCCATTAAATTCATCTTCCCAAAAAAGTTTATAACCCATTTCTTCCGGAATAAAAGGTTTTGATGAAATAGGTTTAAATAAATTCTTTGTTTCATTTTCGTCAGTTGTAATAAAAATTGGAAGCTGCCAAAGTCCGCCGCTGTTTCCAAAATCATTTACTTGAACTGAAATAAGATTTTCTTTACCGCAAAATATATTTTTGGTAATATTTGTGAATGATGCCTTACCAGCAAAACTAATATTTGCTTCTCCAACAGAGCTAACATATTCACCATTAACAAATAACTTATACGCATCATTAACACCACTAAACTTTATCCATATCTCTTTTTCATTCCAATAATTTGGAATATAAACTTTTTTGCGATACCAACCAATTCCATCTAAATTAGGATAACCTTGATTTTCCCATCTTTCTCCGGCATCAATTGAAACCCATTTGGAATCATCAAAATCAATTGCATACCATTTCGCAGATATTCCAACATTATTTTCATCAGGTAAAAATCGCCAGTTTTTTTCTAAATATATTTTTAATGTTTCATTAAAGTAAATACCGTTATAAGGTTTATCGTGACAATTATCCAAAAGATCATTATCGCCTTCATTGCCATAATCTGTTGGTAAAGACCAAGCCCATAAACCAACTCTTAAATCAACAATTAAGTTTTCATTGAGATATTTAATTCTTTCTAAATCACTTTTATTTTTCTGGGAATAAACTTCTTTTAAGAAAATAATATTTGCTAAAATAGAAATGAGTAATACTTGCTGGAAGAATGATAAATTTTTTATATTAAAAATTATTTTCACAAAACTGCCCTTAAAATAAAAGTTGAAAATAAAAATATATATTATAGATTTTATTAGGCAATCGATTGTATTGAGACATATAAAGATAATTAAAGTAAAATCATAAGCAAAGAATTTTATTGTTAATAGATTTCTTTACTCAAATTTTCAATTTATCAATTCTTTGTTATATCTTAAAAAATCATTTGTCATGAATAAGAAATTTAAACAAAAGCTTTTGTTTTATGTTTGGATTATATGAAATGGAAACGAAATAAAAAACATCATAAAATGTATTCTACAAAATCAGCAAAATACTATTTGTAAAACTAACCATAAAACTTAGTTATACAGATTTATTCCAAAGTAAATTCTAAATACCGTTCTGTGATTTCCGATTTTACAAATTTTCGTAAATGTTCGGGATAACCTAATTCCCAAGGAGATGGACCCACATATTCAGATTTTTTTCCAACAATTTTAATAAATCCTTCGGAAGATATTTCAACAATCGTAAAAAGCGGATCTTTATAAGGCGCAGTATATTTTATCCATTTAAATTTTTTATCAATTTCTTCACTATATCTAATAAATTCATATTCTTCACCAAGCCATTTATACGCCATAGAATTTATTGTAACGTACCAAATTCCATTTATTTCTTCTGCAAAATCGTGATGAGTATGCCCATTAAAACAGCAGATTATTTTACTTATTTTATTTGAAATATTATGATGTTCAAACAAGGCTCTAATATCTTTGGAATTTTCAACAGAATATCTTTCATTTGGATTGTTCGGATCTGTTCCAATTCCCTGATGTGAAAAAATTATTATTGGTTCATCTGCATTTATTAATTGTTCTTGCAGCCAAATAATTTGTTCTTTGCCGATAAAAGTGCTGTAACCTTTTTGATTTACATCTTTTTTATCATTTCCATTAAGTATAATAAATTTAAATCCATTTTGCGAGAAGGAATAATATGAACTTTCCATTTTTCTATATGCCAATGCTTGTTCTAATGTTGTTCCTCCGTCCATTTCATGATTTCCAATTACATGATATTTTTTTCCTTTGAACGAATTCCAAATTGCATACATAGAATCAAATTGTAATTTGGGAATAACAAAATCTCCAAGCTCAATAATAAAATCCGGCTTCGCAGTATTCATACTATCAATAAACTTTGTAATTCTTTCTTTTGAATCATGCATTGTTGGAAGATGTACATCTGAACACATTCCAATTTTTATATTATTAATTTCTTTAAATGGAGAACAATTCGTAAATAAAAACAAAAGAAGATAAAAAAAATTATAAGTTATTGTTTTCATATTATTTACAATTATATATTACTTAGCCAAACATCTATATATTTGAGAATATAATTTCATTCTGACATAACCTTCATTGCACCAGTCAAAATCTACTTCCGGGATTTTCTGATATTCTCATAATTTCTAATCTTTCTTCTTTTAAAATTTATCCAATTTCACTTAAATTGATAACGAAGAATTTATTTTTTCCCAATTGATATCCATAATAAAAATTTGCGTGAAATCATTTCCAACAGAGTCTTTAACTAATTTGGTTTCTTCATCGCGTGTCTGGATTGGAATTGTATAAGCCAATCTTTTTCCGTCTTGAGAAACTACCAATTGAGTTCTTTCCAATTTATCATTTGTAAATTTGAATAACTTATTTTCCATATCTGAAAAAATTGTAACAGAATAAATATTTCCATCACTTATAAAAAATAAATATTTACTATTTGGATGCCAGCGGATAAAGCTGCAATCATAATTTAATTGCGTAATTTTTTTAGGATTTTTTTGTGAACCATCAGCTGCAATTATATAAATTTGTTTTAAATTGTTTCCATCCAAAGCTGTAAAAGCAATTATTTTTCCATCTAAAGAGCCGCGGACAATCCCGCTTGCTTTAAATCCATTTGTTAATCTTCTTATTTTTATTCCTTTTGGCGGCATAGGAAATTCCGTTTCATTTCCTGAGAAAGATGTTGTAATATCAACATACAATGGAATATCTGCGACAAACAAATCTGTGTCATAATCAATGCCATTTTCATTTCTGACTTTTCCAATAAATGCCCGCATAGTTCCCATGGAATCAATCCACGAATCATCATTTGCTTTTTCAATTTCTCCCAGTTTTGATTTATCTTTTTCTGCCGGTTTTAGAATTACCGAAAAATAATGTGTTGACTTTTCTGGTGAATTTGGATTTACTTCAATATAGCCGATCGTTCTATCAAAGTTCTGCAAAATATAATCATCATAAGTAAATCCTATGCGATTTCCACTTCTTGAATATTCATGTCTATGCGTTCCGCCTCTATGTGCTCCGTTAATTGTTTGAGTATTTTTAACATCGCGAAAATCTACTTTTGTAATTTTACCATTTCCCTCAGCGTCAACTTCAACCCCATTTCTATTTCGTATTCCGTAATAACCGCGTTCTTTTACCTCTTCCAAAAATGGACCGTGAATAAAAATTACTTTATTTATTTTGGGATGAAAAGACACTGCGGCAACTCCCGGAGCAGCATTTTCTCCGGTTATATTTTGCGGCTGCCACAAAATTGTTTCCTTACCGGTTTCAATTTCTACTTTTTCAATTGATTTGGAATTTGCCAAATTTTCATTATAAATAGTGGCTCTTGTATCATAGCATAAATATTTTCCATCCGGAGAAAAATTATCATTATTATCCAATGCGTGATTTTTAGTACTAAATGTTAATTGCTTTTCTTCCATCGGAATAAAAATTATTTTATTTTTATTTTGCATTTCTTCGCAACCAAAAAATATTATGTTAATACAAATTATTAAAACTATTTTATTAAATAAATATTTCATTTGCCGACTATTTTGTTAAAGGTTCGCTTATAGCATTTACATATCGTCCCGCCCAATATGGCAATAGATAAATATATGGCGGATATTCTTCTCTTCCTTTAGAATCTGCGTTATTTCTGTATGCACCATTATGTAAATGCAATGGACGCTCATCTTGCGGCAATACTTCACTGTATTCTTGTCTTCTAAAATTTTGTTCTAATTTTACGAGATCTTTACGATGATTATTTTGAACACTCCATGAAACTAAATCCATTGGAAATTCTCTCAGCCACCAAGCTGATTCTTCCGAATCATAATCCTTTCCGCCAATTAGCGCATATAAATAATTCCATAATGGATTTTTTTCTGATCTCTCAATATTCCAATGACTTTTCGCAGCTTCAAAAAATTTCTTTTTTAGTTCTTCATTAAAAGCAAAATTTATCAGATTCGGAATTGTGAGAAAATACATTTCATCATCCGAGTGATTCCAAGTATCACTTAAATCTTCACCTTCTACATATCCAATAACAGTAGCCGGTAGAGCTGCATTATCATCGTATCCGTAATTTTCCATAAGTTCAAAAGCTTTTTGCTTATAAATTTCTTCACCGGTAAAGTGATAAGTAGCTTGAAGGAATGCTAATATGAGAGAAGAATTTAATCTTCTGTCTCCGGTATGAATTGAGAATTTATTTACATAATCCGGATGCCACCTTCCCCATTGAGTTATTTCACCATTCCAAGTTTTTAAATACCAATCATTTTCTATGATGTGATCCATTTCTATTTTGAGTTGATGAATTGCACGATCTCTCCATTCTTTATCCGGAGCTATTTCTGCGAAAAGTGCATAAACAAAAAAGTGACCACAGCTTTCATCACTGCTGGTTGTGGATTTCCATCTCCATCTTTTATTTTCGGCAAGCTGCCAAATCTTTTTATCTTCAGACATATTTGGATCAGTATCACTGGATTGATACGAATCAATCTCATATGTTCTAGCCGGAAAACCTTTAACTGTACTAATTTTGGTTAATCTTTCCATAGCCTCAAAAGCTTCATAAGCATTTTGTTTAGCATCATCAGATTTTGTTACTGCGTATCTGAATAACTCACCAGCTAAATACATAGAAGTCCACAATCCATCATTATCGGTATCGTGAAGAACCATTGTTGAAAGATCACCCGGAGTTTTTAAATAACCTTCTGCATTAAATCCGTAACGAATATGACGTAACCGTTGTACTTTCTGAAAATGCTCAGCTTTTTCTGCTAAAGTCATTTTTAGGAAATTAATTTTACTCAAACCATTTTTTGTTAATACTAATACACTATTTTCTGGCCCTTTCGAAATATCAACTACAAAATCATCAACAAGCCAGCGTAGGGAAGCGTAATAGTCATATTTGCCATCATCACGCAAAGCAAAAGCTCCGTAAGAAGATCCGAACCATAATCTTCCTTCAATTTCAGTTATGCAATTAATTTCTGTACACGGCAATTTTGTATTCAAGTCAGAAGCTTTGTTACTTTTTGAATCAATATTTATAATTCCATCTTTTGTTCCCACAATAATTTTATCATTAATGATTTCAAAAGATGTAAAATCCTTACCGGTATAAATACTTGAAAACTCTTTATCATGACATTTTAATTGGAATAAATTATCACTTGATAAAATCAAAAATCGTTTACCTTTTTCATCAAATAATAATTTTTTTATTTCAATATTTTCAACGGATTTTTCCCAAACTTTTTTTTCATTTTGAAATAATGCCAATTTATTTTGGGATGAAACTAGGACAGTAAAATTATGCCCAATAACAAAATGATTTGGATTTTTAATTTCATGTTCAAAATATTTTTCTCCCGCCCAAGCATAACTAAAAATTGCTTTATCGGTCAAATAAATAAATTGATTTTCATAAGTATCAAATGAAATAATTTTTAGATCTGATAATGGTCTATATCGCAAATCAGGGACTAATCTTTTTTCCCAAGGTTGTAAAATTCCCGTACTTGCATTTATATTCATAACACCATTTCTATCACTTCTTACTTGAGATAATTCAGCACTTTCCATATCCACACTTAATTCAAACTTTTCGGCAAAATCTTGAATAAATGGTTTATCCAAATATTGCTGTGCAAAAATTTGAAATGCAATGAATGATAAAAAATATATTTGTTTTACAATTTTCATTATAACTCCTTTTGTAAACTTTGAAATGAAATTTATATTTATTTAAAGTTAGACAATCGTTTGTCTAATATCAAAAAAATTATGTAACTTGTCAAAAGTATTTTCAGCTAATTAAAATTGTTATGCTTTTTATTCACAATTTTATGTTAGTTTAGTAAAAACTTTTACGGAGATTTATGAAACCTTTATTAGATGTAATTTTCGTTTCCTTTCTTTTTATTATATGTACTTTTACTTCCATCGATGCAAACTACAAGACACAAAAAAAGATTTTATTAGTTTATGGCGGCTGGGACGGTCATCAACCAACAGAATTTAAAGATTTAATTTTACCCTGGCTTCATGAACAAGGTTTTGATGTAACCGTTTCAAATTCATTAGATATTTATGCTGATTCAGCCAAAATGAAAACTTTTGATTTGATAATTCAAACATGGACAATGGGTGAAATTACAAAGGAGCAAGAAGAAGGATTATTAAAAGCTGTTCAAAACGGCTGTGGAATTGCCGGCTATCATGGTGGATTAGGTGATTCGTTTCGTTCGAATACAAATTATTTATTTATGGTTGGCGGACAATTTGCGGCACACCCCGGTGGACAAATTGATTTTATTGTAAATATAGAAAATCAGAATGATCCAATCACAAAAGGAATTTCAGATTTTAAAGTTCACTCCGAACAATATTATATGCTTGTTGATCCAGGTGTTGAAGTTCTTGCTTCAACAACATTTTCCGGGGAACATGCTGATTGGGTAAAAGATGTAAAGATGCCTGTTGTATGGAAAAAGAAATTCGGTAAAGGAAAAGTTTTTTATTCATCAGTTGGTCATTCAATGAAAGATTTTGACGTTTACGAAGTTTATGAAATTTTAAAACGCGGAATTCTTTGGGCAATTAAAGAAAATTAAAATCACTAAAATATTGGGTTAAATATGAGTAACAATGAACTTACTCGTCGAAATTTTATAAAGAAAAGTGCTGGAACTTTAATTGGATTAACGGCTTTTCCTTATATCATTCCTTCAAACATTATTGGTAAAAATAAATTTATTTCTCCAAGCGATAAAATTAGAATTGGTTGTATTGGGCTTGGCTGGCAAGGACCCGGCAATATGGATTCTTTTTTAAATGAACCTGATGCTATAGTTGTTGCAGTTTGTGATATTGATAAAAATCATTTAATTGAAGGAAAGAAAACCGTAGATAATTTTTACGGAAATAACGATTGTAAAACGTATCACGATTATAAAGAACTTTTAGCAAGAGAAGATATTGACGTTGTTTCTATTGCTGTTCCGGATCATTGGCATGGAATAATTTCTATTGCCGCATTACAAGCCGGAAAAGATGTTTATGGAGAAAAGCCTCTTTCTCATAATTTGATGGAAGGACGTGCAATTTGCGATACAGTAAAAAAATATAATAGAATTTGGCAAACCGGAAGCTGGCAAAGATCGCAAAGCCATTTTAGATTTGCATGTGAATTAGTAAGAAACGGAAGAATTGGAAAAGTACACACAGTTGAAGTTGGATTACCTTCCGGAAATTCTGATTTTGGAGGAAACGATATTATTACAGAACCACCAACAGAATTAGATTATGAAACT is a window from the Ignavibacteriota bacterium genome containing:
- a CDS encoding DUF4838 domain-containing protein encodes the protein MKAKILIKFIFLLFLKINIVFSQNNYVRINEWITEWNLIGPFQLEESIDNINHLQKFEKDYLIEFGGENNFTFNYEKIIQVNEEKLKWTKIYSKDSIINLDEAISKKSYITAYAYKEINFENDGTYIFSLGTNDGGKLWINDIEVWDYSSGRGLKPDENLIPVLMKKGKNKILLKIEERGNYWGFCARFINFKIDKYLEQNNIFNVVSFPNGKAELRFSLNKEIVKNLFKEVKLEIFSDEFNNKLIWSGIWNQKNIMELSINENVFKKYLLKISAERNDNKFWNKTIQFNSGVRSKYVLFENKKTAYKIVVGKDAFESEIWAASELQNILHEISGANFPLEYDDSEISKNEIVVGINKHSEKLLGNNYPKLEFNNEIINYVNVSSSLILFGGAQRGTMYSVFSFLENEFGVRWYTPKVSVIPKKNKYTFEYFNHQEKPFVQVRNDFYYEAFNPIWAAHNKINGAMGFREQHGRIEGYWSVHTFYRFMPPSEFYDKHPEYYSLIDGERIHENAQLCLTNPEVLEIVTERLKKVMIEEPSNLIYSVSQNDWRNPCQCENCQAIVKREESESGVVVWFVNQVAEKIKKEFPDKYVGTLAYQYTRNAPKNIKPNENVVIRLCSIECCFSHDFTSCPENQEFLTDLNDWAKISPHLYIWDYIVNFSHYILPYPNFYVLQPNIKTFHENNSIGIMEQAAYQSRGGEFAELRAYLISKLLWNSDANVEKIIDDFMFGYYGRSGQYIREYFDLLHSQITSDTHIHLGLKTDDVIFSNEFIEKSDEIFNNAEIVAENKEIKERVELARLPLMYLKCSRDPLNSKYDGTYERFKEIVDREGITHFAEDGKPHLEAFHKQIINAK
- a CDS encoding glycoside hydrolase family 3 C-terminal domain-containing protein, with amino-acid sequence MNLLITFIKIYIVIIILSIFSIELSAQNNTSIEEKAKELISQMTVEEKIGMIVGDGRFLPSADSKMENINDVYIANRNSKIVIPRLSLKSTALTDGPSGINKDEAPQGAKEYTYTTAFPTSTSLAATWNTEIAEQIGEAFGNELLEYDYDVVLMPALNLHRNPKCGRNFEYYSEDPLLSGKMAASIVKGIQSNGVGATLKHFLANNQETNRRKYNAVISQRALREIYLRGFEIAVKESQPKAIMTSYNKLNGFYTAEIPELLQDIVRKEWGFTGLFMTDFDGYYGDAVAKVRAGNNMLMSGSMDELNELKNAVKNKTLSESKLDENLIYNMKLKLSSPSMNNYKPSYKPDLKAHAKLARDAASEGIVMLKNNNNTLPINNKITVAVFGKISYHLIEAGTGSGGIRSNKYAITVNDGLKAAGFKILDNLEKTYIDYIEKIRKENLVPDYFNNPKMRADNGIKDNKAPVHFKKRLVAFSNEKNMSIDEIKKYEPKSQIAIITLGRSAGENYENGYLPITETELGLLRNIYEVYHAAGKKVIVVLNVGGVWETESWREYADAILLIWQPGQEGGHAVADIIKGAVNPSGKLPDSFPLKYEDVPSANYFPGLPEDEPINSFYNEGIYVGYRYYETFNVPTAYEFGFGMSYTTFNYSELHLSDTNFESKIIVKVKIKNIGKVAGKEVVQLYLKSPQTKIEKPKYELKNFAKTKLLKPGESQQITFELDQRSLASFWSGISSWVADKGDYEVCIGASSKDIRLKSSFNLQNDIIVEEVHDVLYPNFILNELSQTKK
- a CDS encoding family 16 glycosylhydrolase is translated as MKIIFNIKNLSFFQQVLLISILANIIFLKEVYSQKNKSDLERIKYLNENLIVDLRVGLWAWSLPTDYGNEGDNDLLDNCHDKPYNGIYFNETLKIYLEKNWRFLPDENNVGISAKWYAIDFDDSKWVSIDAGERWENQGYPNLDGIGWYRKKVYIPNYWNEKEIWIKFSGVNDAYKLFVNGEYVSSVGEANISFAGKASFTNITKNIFCGKENLISVQVNDFGNSGGLWQLPIFITTDENETKNLFKPISSKPFIPEEMGYKLFWEDEFNGIILDKNKWQVRGVGPRAAGFVSSEAVKVNNGFLELSALKKGDSILVCAVGTQNLFMTKYGYFECHAQLQKSEGNWAAFWIQSPGISKGEDPAKFGTEIDIMEYFKKNGDNFVSHNLHWAYGPNQQTIGGLQSFVEGVNEGFHTFSLEWTPEKYVFFVDGLKYYEVNKAISHIDEYIVLSMELPNKLEELVNSKFPDVFIIDYMKVYKKE
- a CDS encoding metallophosphoesterase, with product MKTITYNFFYLLLFLFTNCSPFKEINNIKIGMCSDVHLPTMHDSKERITKFIDSMNTAKPDFIIELGDFVIPKLQFDSMYAIWNSFKGKKYHVIGNHEMDGGTTLEQALAYRKMESSYYSFSQNGFKFIILNGNDKKDVNQKGYSTFIGKEQIIWLQEQLINADEPIIIFSHQGIGTDPNNPNERYSVENSKDIRALFEHHNISNKISKIICCFNGHTHHDFAEEINGIWYVTINSMAYKWLGEEYEFIRYSEEIDKKFKWIKYTAPYKDPLFTIVEISSEGFIKIVGKKSEYVGPSPWELGYPEHLRKFVKSEITERYLEFTLE
- a CDS encoding DUF3748 domain-containing protein, with the protein product MQNKNKIIFIPMEEKQLTFSTKNHALDNNDNFSPDGKYLCYDTRATIYNENLANSKSIEKVEIETGKETILWQPQNITGENAAPGVAAVSFHPKINKVIFIHGPFLEEVKERGYYGIRNRNGVEVDAEGNGKITKVDFRDVKNTQTINGAHRGGTHRHEYSRSGNRIGFTYDDYILQNFDRTIGYIEVNPNSPEKSTHYFSVILKPAEKDKSKLGEIEKANDDSWIDSMGTMRAFIGKVRNENGIDYDTDLFVADIPLYVDITTSFSGNETEFPMPPKGIKIRRLTNGFKASGIVRGSLDGKIIAFTALDGNNLKQIYIIAADGSQKNPKKITQLNYDCSFIRWHPNSKYLFFISDGNIYSVTIFSDMENKLFKFTNDKLERTQLVVSQDGKRLAYTIPIQTRDEETKLVKDSVGNDFTQIFIMDINWEKINSSLSI
- a CDS encoding ThuA domain-containing protein translates to MKPLLDVIFVSFLFIICTFTSIDANYKTQKKILLVYGGWDGHQPTEFKDLILPWLHEQGFDVTVSNSLDIYADSAKMKTFDLIIQTWTMGEITKEQEEGLLKAVQNGCGIAGYHGGLGDSFRSNTNYLFMVGGQFAAHPGGQIDFIVNIENQNDPITKGISDFKVHSEQYYMLVDPGVEVLASTTFSGEHADWVKDVKMPVVWKKKFGKGKVFYSSVGHSMKDFDVYEVYEILKRGILWAIKEN